In Actinomycetes bacterium, the following proteins share a genomic window:
- a CDS encoding dienelactone hydrolase family protein encodes MTDMAIPTANGPVQAYVCEPSGPGPWPGVVVIHDVLGMSHDLRRQADWLAGAGYLAAAPDLYHGGRKLTCMI; translated from the coding sequence ATGACCGATATGGCGATCCCGACCGCGAACGGCCCGGTGCAGGCGTACGTCTGCGAACCCAGCGGACCGGGGCCGTGGCCCGGCGTGGTGGTGATCCACGACGTGTTAGGCATGAGCCACGACCTCCGCCGCCAAGCCGACTGGCTGGCCGGCGCCGGGTACCTCGCCGCCGCCCCGGACCTGTACCACGGCGGCCGCAAACTGACCTGCATGATC